The Planococcus halocryophilus nucleotide sequence TTGATGCAGGAGGTGTGACAACAGGCCCAATGGCAGTTCCTTTCATTTTAGCGCTCGGGATTGGTGTTGCATCTGTTTTGCGCCTCGAGACTGAGAACTCTGGGGAGAAATTCGGGTTAATCGGCCTGGCATCTATCGGGCCAATTTTGGCAGTTATGTTGCTGGGGGTGTTATTCAGGTGAACATCCAAATTTTCGAAGGATTTCAAACAGTCATGCTAGAAGTGAGTATTGCGCTACTTCCTTTGTTGGTGTTTTTTGCAGCTTTTCAAATCTTCTTATTAAAGTTACCTAAGCAACGCGTCCTGCAGGTGGGCCTTGGGTTTATTTTGACCTTTTTTGGTCTTTCTTTTTTTATCCAAGGAGTTCATGTCGGCTTTATGCCTATTGGAACAATGATTGGAGAAAGGCTTGGCAGTCGAGATTATAAGTGGGTCTTGATCCCGATTGGTTTTGTCCTTGGCTTTTCTGCTACTTTTGCTGAACCGGCAGTGAGTATTATGATAGATGAAGTCGACCAGGAAACGGGCGGTTATATTTCTCGGAAAATGATGCTTTACACGTTATCCATGGGAGTCGGCATTTCTATCGCCTTATCCATGTTACGAATTTTGACGGGTTGGTCGCTTTGGTATTTCATCATTCCTGGTTATTTATTGGCCTTTATACTGGTGTTTTTTTCAACCCAAACTTTTATTGGCATTGCTTTTGATTCAGGAGGAGTCGCAACCGGTCCTATGACAGTTACTTTTCTTGTTGCCGTTTCAGTAGGGATTTCATCTGTTATTAAAGGGAGTAACCCACTGACTGACGGTTTTGGCATGATTGCCCTTGTGGCTCTTACCCCAATCATCGCTGTACTTATATTAGGCATAATTTTCACTAAAAAAGGTGGGAAAACCAAATGATTCTTAATCATAGATTAATGATCGCCATCGTTAAAAGAGGTCAATCACGCGATGTAATTGCTGCAGCAAAAAAAGCTGGAGTGGATGGGGCGACTATTATATACGGAGAAGGAATAGGAAGAAACGAAAAACCAACGTTTCTCGGCTTACCTGTAACTCACGAAAAAGATATTATTCTATTTGCATTAGATGGTGACAGTGAAACTGCTATAGCAAAAGCCGTATCTTCAGCTGGCAGCTTGGGTAAGTCTGGTCACGGTCTTGGATTTACAATTCATTTGAGTAAATTGCTCGGAGTACCCCACCTATCCCATCGTCAAGACGATCGGAAAAGAAAGAGAGGTTTAATCAATTTGGACTCTGAAATAACAGCTTTCCAACTAATTGTAACCATTGTAAATTCAGGGGATTCTGCAGCTGTTGTGAAAGCTGCTGCAGAAGCAGGTGCAGAAGGTGGCACCATCTTAAATGGCCGCGGTACAGGTGTTAACGAACAACAAAAATTTATGAACTTTACCATTGACCCTGAAAAAGACATCGTACTTACATTAATCCCCAATAGTTATGCTGAAAAAGTGGTCAAAAGTATTGAAGAGGCTATTGATTTGAACGCTCCTGGCAAAGGTATCTCTTTTTTAATTGATGTGGAAAATGTATTTGGCGTTAACCACTCTTCTTTAAGAAGTTAGAAATCGGATGTCTAATTCACTAAAGTTATACGTCCGTCCATAGGTCTTAAAAGCCGATAAGCCTTGTTGGCTCGCCGGCTTTTTCTTACGTGCGTTCAATGCGCTAATTGGCCAAGTAACCCTCAATAATTTACATGAAGTCAAAATAGACAAAGTACACATTATATGAAAAACTAAAGAAATGATAACTAGCAGAAAGCAGGGTTTTAAATGAGTGTAGAGTTAAAGGAAAAAGGCCGTTTAGATGCCTTAAGTGTATTTTTTAAAGTGTCAGCTGCCTATACCCTGTCTTTGTTTACGAAAAAGAAAGACAGAAAGAAAATTGTTTTAGTGGGAGGAAATCTAGGGGAAAAATATGAAGATAATGCCGCAGTTTACCATAAATACTTACTTAACAACCATAAAGAACAAGTGACTGCTTACTGGATGTATGACCCGAAAACCAAGTATGCCAAAGATCAAAAAATCGAAAATGCGGTACCGCTTGGGAGCTTTAAAAACTACTTACTTTTTTTCCAAGCTGACTATACGTTTCATGGGCATTCTCTTCTTTACGATATCGCTCCAGCAGCGGATAAATTTCTTTTTCTTAACCGTAAAACAATCATTACTCACATTAGCCATGGTATTGAAGGGTTTAAGAAAATACTCATTCAAAAAGAAGATATTCCTTTATTAAAAAGAACCGATTATTTTAATTGTGCTTCTCAATATGAATACAACTTAAAGCTACATGAATGGAAAATGCCTGAACATAAATTGATTATCACAGGTTTTCCTCGTTTTGATCGCTATCTGCCTCAACAGCCCGCTAAAGAAGTTAAAAATATTTTGATGATGATGACTTGGCGTGAATGGCTATTTGACTTAACAAAAGAAGAGTTTATCGATAGTCCTTACTTTAAAACTACGACTGGTTTATTGCAGCATGAAGGCATTCAAAAACTGTTAGCAGAACATGACATTCGTTTAAATATTGCGCTACATCCTTTTATGAAAAAATTTGAAGGCTATTTTACAAATCTGCCTAACGTTGAACAACATGTTACATTCCTCGATTTCAATCAACAAACAATTTCGCAATCCATTGATGAAAACGATATGTTATTAACGGATATCACAAGTGTATCGTGGGATTTTCTTTACTTAAATAAACCGATTATTTTCTATATGTTTGACCAACAAGAATATTTAGAAAGACGCGGAGCCTATTTAAACATGGATACCGATCTATCTGGGTATAAAGCAAACTCTATCGACCACGTTTATGATTACTTGAAAAAAATAGTCGAAGAAAAAATCACTTGGAATGAATGGTACCCAAAAGCAACCGATTATTTCGATTATTTCGATCAAGACAATTGTAAACGTTTGACTCATCGTGTCATGAATTTACAATAGTTCCACGTGAAACTATTAAAACTAAAATAAAAGGACGTAGAAAAGCGGCATGCTTTTCTACGTCCTTTTAACATTCTACTTGTAACTCGACAGGGCAATGATCAGAACCCCATATATCTATATGTATTTTCGCACTTTGAAGTGCTGGTACCAATCGTTGAGATGCTAAGAAATAATCGATTCGCCATCCTACATTTTTCTCGCGGCAGTTAGAGCGGTACGACCACCAAGAATAATGTCCTTCTTCTTCAGGGTGGAAATGACGGAATGTGTCAACAAATCCTTTTTCTAAAAACTGCGTCATCTTCCCACGTTCTTCCAGGGTGAAGCCAGAATTCTTTTTATTGGCTTTTGGATTTCTCAAATCGATTTCTTCATGTGCCACGTTTAAATCTCCACATAATAGTACCGGCTTATGATTGTCTAACGCCTTTACAAATGACAAAATAGCATCTTCCCATAACAATCGATAATCTAGACGCAACAAGCCATGCTGAGAGTTTGGTGTATAAACGGTTATTACATAATAATTATCAAACTCCAGTGTAATGATTCGACCTTCTGTATCGAGCTCTTCTAAACCCAATCCGTATTGAATTGATAACGGCTTTTGTTTTGTGAAAATCGCTGTACCTGAATAGCCTTTTTTGTGAGCGTAATTCCAATATGTATAATAACCAGGAAGGTCCATTTCGATTTGTCCTTCTTGTAATTTTATTTCTTGTAAACAAAATACATCCGCATTTACTTCAGTAAAAAAATCCATAAAACCTTTTTTCATAACTGCCCGAAGGCCGTTAACATTCCACGAAATTAACTTCAACAATTATCCCTTCTTTCTCTTTATCAATTCTAAACGAAGCCTTACTCAGACTCAATCAATCGCTAGTAGCTACTCAATATATGTAAAATTTCTGTATTTTCTTAAATATTCTGCATCATTCATATGGAACTTCTTGTACAATAAAACTATCTTACAAAGCACATCGTCACTCGTCGCAAATTTGAGTCTCTTGAATGCCGAGTATTCAATTGAGCTCTTCAGAGGCAAAAGGGGGTAAACCATGAAAAAGTATTCAAAAGAAGAAAAAAGCTGGGCATTATATGATTGGGGAAGTTCTGCTTATTCTATTATTATTACGACAGCTGTTTTCCCGATTTACTATAAAGCTTCAGCTACTGGAGCGGGTGTCAGTTTATCCGACTCTACAGCTTATTTAGGGTATACGATTGCGATCTTCACGTTCATATTAGCGATGATTGGACCTATATTAGGTACCATTGCTGATTACGAAGGCATGAAAAAGCGCTTTTTTGTTGCCTTCTTTTTATTAGGAACCATTTCAACAGCTCTACTCGCTTTTATACCAAACGAAAATTGGTTGTTGATGTTAATTTGTTATGTATTCGCTGCTCTTGGCGCGACCGGTGCTAATTTATTTTATGATGCATTTATTGTAGACGTGACGACAGAAAAACGTATGAACAGCGTCTCTTCTTTTGGTTACGGGTTGGGGTATATCGGCTCAACGATTCCATTTATCCTCTCAATCGCTATTATTCTATTGTCCCAAAATGGGGTACTGCCTATTTCGGTGACCATCGCTAGTCGAATCGCATTTTTAATCACTGCCATTTGGTGGATCATTTTCTCAATTCCGATGTTCCGTCACGTTAAACAAGTTTACTATATTAAACGAGAACCACGTCTTGTGCACCAGAGCTTTAAACGCCTAGGTAAAACAATCCGAGAAATTCGTCAATACCGCGCGTTAGTGTTATTCTTAATCGCTTATTTCTTTTATATTGATGGGGTCGGAACAATTATTGCCTTATCGACTGCTTATGGAACTGACTTAGGTTTGGATTCATCGAGCTTACTAATTGTCTTGTTTGTTACGCAAGTAGTGGCTGCTCCATTTGCCATTCTTTACGGTCGTTTGGCTAACCGATTTACAGGTAAAAAAATGCTTTATGTGGGAATTTGCGTTTATATTGTGATTTGCATTTACGCCTTTTTCCTCGAGACCATTACGGATTTTTGGATTCTTGCTATGCTTGTAGCAACGAGCCAAGGGGGTATTCAAGCACTTAGCCGTTCTTATTTCGGCAAACTTGTTCCGAAAGAAAATTCCAATGAATTTTTCGGCTTTTATAATATTTTTGGGAAGTTTGCCGCAATACTGGGACCGTTGCTTGTAGCCGTTACTTCTCAAATAACCGGCAAATCTAATATGGGCGTATTCAGCCTTGTTGTCTTGTTTGTGATCGGACTCATTGTCTTGTCCCGCGTACCGGAACCAAAAGCTCATGAATCCATAGATGAAGTATCAAGCGTGTAAAGTTATCAGTTTGAACTCAAAAAGGTGCCTTCCAACTTAGTTGGAAGGCACCTTTTAATGATTATTTTTTATTGTGATCTTCAGCTTTTACGGTTACGTTGCCTGCATTGTCTTTTGTGATAGTAGCATCTTTTAAATCGACAACTTCAGTTCCGTTTTCTTCTTTATCGGCTTCTTTATTAGCTTTTTTAATTTCTTTTTCTACTGTTTTTTCAGCTTTTTCGTGCTCTTTTTCAGCTTTTTCTTCTTGTT carries:
- a CDS encoding DUF1538 domain-containing protein; protein product: MNIQIFEGFQTVMLEVSIALLPLLVFFAAFQIFLLKLPKQRVLQVGLGFILTFFGLSFFIQGVHVGFMPIGTMIGERLGSRDYKWVLIPIGFVLGFSATFAEPAVSIMIDEVDQETGGYISRKMMLYTLSMGVGISIALSMLRILTGWSLWYFIIPGYLLAFILVFFSTQTFIGIAFDSGGVATGPMTVTFLVAVSVGISSVIKGSNPLTDGFGMIALVALTPIIAVLILGIIFTKKGGKTK
- a CDS encoding P-II family nitrogen regulator encodes the protein MILNHRLMIAIVKRGQSRDVIAAAKKAGVDGATIIYGEGIGRNEKPTFLGLPVTHEKDIILFALDGDSETAIAKAVSSAGSLGKSGHGLGFTIHLSKLLGVPHLSHRQDDRKRKRGLINLDSEITAFQLIVTIVNSGDSAAVVKAAAEAGAEGGTILNGRGTGVNEQQKFMNFTIDPEKDIVLTLIPNSYAEKVVKSIEEAIDLNAPGKGISFLIDVENVFGVNHSSLRS
- a CDS encoding CDP-glycerol glycerophosphotransferase family protein; this translates as MSVELKEKGRLDALSVFFKVSAAYTLSLFTKKKDRKKIVLVGGNLGEKYEDNAAVYHKYLLNNHKEQVTAYWMYDPKTKYAKDQKIENAVPLGSFKNYLLFFQADYTFHGHSLLYDIAPAADKFLFLNRKTIITHISHGIEGFKKILIQKEDIPLLKRTDYFNCASQYEYNLKLHEWKMPEHKLIITGFPRFDRYLPQQPAKEVKNILMMMTWREWLFDLTKEEFIDSPYFKTTTGLLQHEGIQKLLAEHDIRLNIALHPFMKKFEGYFTNLPNVEQHVTFLDFNQQTISQSIDENDMLLTDITSVSWDFLYLNKPIIFYMFDQQEYLERRGAYLNMDTDLSGYKANSIDHVYDYLKKIVEEKITWNEWYPKATDYFDYFDQDNCKRLTHRVMNLQ
- a CDS encoding exodeoxyribonuclease III translates to MKLISWNVNGLRAVMKKGFMDFFTEVNADVFCLQEIKLQEGQIEMDLPGYYTYWNYAHKKGYSGTAIFTKQKPLSIQYGLGLEELDTEGRIITLEFDNYYVITVYTPNSQHGLLRLDYRLLWEDAILSFVKALDNHKPVLLCGDLNVAHEEIDLRNPKANKKNSGFTLEERGKMTQFLEKGFVDTFRHFHPEEEGHYSWWSYRSNCREKNVGWRIDYFLASQRLVPALQSAKIHIDIWGSDHCPVELQVEC
- a CDS encoding MFS transporter, whose translation is MKKYSKEEKSWALYDWGSSAYSIIITTAVFPIYYKASATGAGVSLSDSTAYLGYTIAIFTFILAMIGPILGTIADYEGMKKRFFVAFFLLGTISTALLAFIPNENWLLMLICYVFAALGATGANLFYDAFIVDVTTEKRMNSVSSFGYGLGYIGSTIPFILSIAIILLSQNGVLPISVTIASRIAFLITAIWWIIFSIPMFRHVKQVYYIKREPRLVHQSFKRLGKTIREIRQYRALVLFLIAYFFYIDGVGTIIALSTAYGTDLGLDSSSLLIVLFVTQVVAAPFAILYGRLANRFTGKKMLYVGICVYIVICIYAFFLETITDFWILAMLVATSQGGIQALSRSYFGKLVPKENSNEFFGFYNIFGKFAAILGPLLVAVTSQITGKSNMGVFSLVVLFVIGLIVLSRVPEPKAHESIDEVSSV